The sequence TTTTAAGGGTAAGTAATATGGCAAAAAAAGAATCCGGTTTACACCAACAAGTAGTAGACCATATGATGAAAGAAGATGCATTCAGCAATTGGTTAGGAATAGAAGTAATTGACATTAAAGAAGGATATAGTAAAATAAAAATGCCTGTGCGGCCAGAAATGGTCAATGGTCTTGGTATTGCGCATGGTGGCATTGCATTTTCACTGGCCGATAGCGCCTTTGCCTTTGCCTGTAATAACAGAAATAACCTATCAGTTGCCCTGGATGTGACAATTTCCTTTATAA comes from Flavihumibacter fluvii and encodes:
- the paaI gene encoding hydroxyphenylacetyl-CoA thioesterase PaaI, with translation MAKKESGLHQQVVDHMMKEDAFSNWLGIEVIDIKEGYSKIKMPVRPEMVNGLGIAHGGIAFSLADSAFAFACNNRNNLSVALDVTISFIKAVHIDDELFAEAVEIHNGRTTGVYLITVTNQRNEQVALFKGTCFRTGKNLVNK